TGCGCGGTGTGCCTGACCGAGCTCGAAGACGGGGAGGAGGCCAGGTTCTTGCCCCGGTGCGGCCACGGCTTCCACACCGAGTGCGTCGACATGTGGCTTGCCTCCCACACCAGCTGCCCGCTCTGCAGGGCCACCGTCGGCAAACCCGACGAGTCGCAGGCGCTTACACCGACGAGTCTCCCTTCCTTGCCGCCGGAGCCGGTGAACTACGCCGGGAACCTGCCGGCGAGTGTACTGCTCGGGGTTTCAGACCAGGCCACGCTCGCCGCGGGGACCGTGACCTCTCACGGAGGCCAGTCAAGCCCCTCCGCCCTTGCCACCACGGCAATGCTGGTGATCGACATTCCGGACTCAAGGACAGTGGCGACCCCACGCGGCGCGTCCAAGTCTCCGGGCTTAGCGAGGCTGAGGTCTTTGAAGAGGCTCTGGAGCTTCGGGAGGCAAGGACCGTCGGGGCCGACTCCCCCCTGCTCCGGCGGCAGCGTTAGCGGAACAGCGGACACAGACCAGGGTATTAGTATCACCTGTGCAACTCCAAGAGCTCCCGTGTAGCGTGTAGAGCCGGAATTACCTAGGACGTGCGACCACAGTCTGCCTCCCTCCCAAGAGATCAACTCCGATGCCTATGCTCTGTACATATAATGCAGCTGCCCACATAGAcaatctaagagcatctccaacaggtgaTGTATCATGGGCACACAAAAAGTAGTTTTACATCATCAAAAAGTGAATTTTCCATCATCTCAAACATGTTTGTTTCAACAGATGATGTAAAAATAGGGCACCATTTTGCTCCAATATGTGACGTATATTAGGCACGAAAACATCAAAACATTGCAAATTTAGATAAAACATGACAATTTCAAACATAGTTCCGATACAAAGATTGTTTGACCAGAAACTACTCATCAGAGTGGTCGTCCCAATCGATGTCGGCCTCGTCTTTCACCAAGTCCGAACTATCGAGAACGACCACCGTCGAGGGGCCAACT
The sequence above is drawn from the Triticum aestivum cultivar Chinese Spring chromosome 7A, IWGSC CS RefSeq v2.1, whole genome shotgun sequence genome and encodes:
- the LOC123151613 gene encoding E3 ubiquitin-protein ligase EL5; protein product: MVQESEQSAASMDSSSGWAVAPAVSGAAPTMPIGGILTMTGIFLVFLTFAVALIFLQYYFNTSVRTAAPRGRPRGGRAWEAAAEGVDPELLRSLPVTVYRAAPKGSTDDVGVECAVCLTELEDGEEARFLPRCGHGFHTECVDMWLASHTSCPLCRATVGKPDESQALTPTSLPSLPPEPVNYAGNLPASVLLGVSDQATLAAGTVTSHGGQSSPSALATTAMLVIDIPDSRTVATPRGASKSPGLARLRSLKRLWSFGRQGPSGPTPPCSGGSVSGTADTDQGISITCATPRAPV